The genomic DNA ggggggttgcacgctcctgcagggcagcgctctgggtggggggggggggttgcacgctcctgcagggcagtgctcggggggggggggcggttgcaCGCTCCGTCTGGcagcgctctgggtggtgggggcgggggttgcacgctcctgcagggcagcgctctgggtggggggggttgcacGCTCCCGCAGGGCAGcgctccgggggcgggggggatgcaCGCTCCCGCagggcagcgctccgggggggggggtttgcacgCTCCCGcagggcagtgctctgggtggggggggttgcacGGCACTGCagggcagcgctccgggggggggggggggttgcacgctcctgcagggcagggctctgggtgggggggggttgcacgctcctgcggggcagtgctctgggtgggggggggttgcacgctcctgcagggcactgctcagggtggggggggttgcacgctcctgcagggcagtgctctgggtgggggggggttgcacgttcctgcagggcagtgctctgggtggggggggttgcacGCTCCCGcagggcagtgctctggggggggggttgcacgctcctgcagggcagtgctctggggggggaggggggttgcacgCTCCCGCAGGGCAGCGCACCAGCATGGCTGGCTccggctgggcggcgcggctgccaGATATGCAGCTCTGAGCCGCccggtaagggggccggggcgggggggttggataaggggtggggggtcccgcggcaagcaggggacagggagcagggggcctgTCAGTGGCCAGAGGTTCTGGAGGgcagtcgggggaggggggggttgggtaAGTGTGAGAGTCCCTGGGGGGCttgtcagggagtgggggtgtggatgggggttggggcagtcaggggacagcaAGCAGGGgcattggatgggggtggggtcccgggggcggttaggggtgggggggtcaggggacagggagcaggggcgttggatgggggtggggtcccgggggcggttaggggcgggggggtcccaggagggggcggtcaggggacagcgAGCAGGGGccttggatgggggtggggtcccgggggcggttaggggtgggggggtcccaggagggggcagtcaggacagCGAGCAGGGGcgttgcaggggggtggggtcccggggggggtggggggggggggggtcccaggagggggcggtcaggggacagcgAGCAGGGgcgttggatgggggtggggtcccgggggcggttagggggggggggggtcccaggagggggcagtcaggggacggcgAGCAGGGgcgttggatgggggtggggtcccgggggcagttaggggcggggggcgccccaggagggggcggacagggagcaggggcgttggatgggggtggggtcccgggggcggttaggggtgggggggtcccaggagggggcagtcaggacagCGAGCAGGGgcgttggatgggggtggggtcccggggggtaggggtggggggtcccaggagggggtggtcaggggacaaggagcgaggggggtggatgggggtgggggtcccaggagggggcggtcaggggacagcgAGCAGGGgcgttggatgggggtggggtcccgggggcggttaggggcgggggggtcccaggagggggcggtcaggggacagcgAGCAGGGGTGTTGGATAgcgggtggggtcccgggggcggttaggggtgggggggtcccaggagggggcagtcaggggacggcgAGCAGGGgcgttggatgggggtggggtcccgggggcggttaggggcaggggggtcccaggagggggcagtcaggggacagcgaGCAGGGgcgttggatgggggtggggtcccggggggaacCCGAGAAAAGATCAAGAAAAGCCACTGAGGTCTTGGATTAGTTCTGTGTAAAGGAACCCAAGGCGGGTAAGGCTAAAAGACAAATATTGCAGGCGATTAAATCAACACCTCTTGTTTCCTGGACAAAGGGAGAAGTTTATAAGGTATTTGGGTGTTGCAGCAATTCCTAAATCCCTCTTGACAATGAGACTCCCCTGGGTCTGTTAGATGTTGCAACGCCTAAAACCCTTTAAAAACCTGGGCCACAAGGTCTTGTTTGGTAGCTACGGACAATCTGAAAACCGGCGCCAGCCAGCCCAGCGAGATAGACGGGCGTGTACGGGGGGAGAGAGGTGTGGGCTATGGGGGTGGACAGATAGATCCAGGCAGCCGTCCAGCCCCATATCTAGCTATCGACGCTTGGTAGATAACAAGGCGGGTTGTGAACAAGCAAGCACACGAACCAATACACGACGTGTTCTCCGAGCCTTCTTTTGCAACCAGGGTTTTAGGGTCTTTAATAAGCTGGATGCTGAAGCAGTTACAAGCAAACCCCGAATGAACACGAACTAAGGAAGCGCAGGGTCAGCTTTCCTCCCCGGGGGACGCAGGAAGCATCACCGTCGTTATGAGCCCAGCACGTTTTCAGGAGAACATCCAGTAACGGCCGAGAGCCTCATCGCGGGGACGTCCCGTTGAGTGCCGCCAGGAGCGTCTGCCTCAGCAGGCGTCAAGCGGAAACCGCGTTAAAATCTCAAGCCGGGGGCGCACGACGGGGctccctgcttcccagccccaGTGCAAGGCCAGCACATGACAGGGCTGCTGCCTCCCTGAGCCCACCCGGGGCCAGGAGCAGGTTAATGGGTTTGGGTTATGTCGGCGGCGAATCACCCCCGGAGCTGTTCTGACAGCCCAGCTGTTCCGGCCAGGCCCGCTTGAAAGGCTTCGGTGGAGACACGGCAGCGGTGGGCTCCCGTTGGCGGATTTCATCCCCCTCCCCGAGAGGCCTCGCTGGGTGGAGGGAAGAATTCGTCCCTCCACCTCGCGCTGTCTGCACCGGGGCGCAGGCTGGTATCGCGACGTCACTCCTGCATGTGGATTGCGCAGCCCACGAGATCCCTGCTCCTGGGCTGAAGGAGACCCTGGCCCTGGCTTTTGTTCTCACTCACGTAAGTCCGAGCAATGCAGTTACATCAGTGCCAGCCAGGCCCCCGAAGATCCCACCCCCCCATTGCACAAGGGCCTTCTACCGGTGTGAGGGCCCTGCTCCCAccacactgctcccagccccGGGTGCAGAGGGCAGCCagagagcactgtgctgtggttattctctgccccccagggcccacaGGGGGCTGTTCTGTGTCCCCCAGcgtgagttagagcagccccgaGGCTGCTGTAACTGACAGCAGCGCCACACAGAGTCCATAATAGGTAAGAGGAGTTTAAAGCTACTTGAAACCAAGCACAGGGACGGGGGAACTGAGAAGCAGGCCTGATATGTTGCTCGTGCCCCTGGCACCTGTGGTTTCTCAGCCAGACGGGGGCCCCTGCCTGGGCCTTGTCTCCGTCTGTCGCCGTCAGCGAGGGACCACGCAGAGCTGGTAGAAGGGGGGGATTTTGGCAAAGCCGCTCTCCAGTGGCCTGGTGTCGATGTCCTCCGGGGCCACCAGGGGCTTCAGCGTGAAGCTCTGCAGGATGGTGGTGAAGAAGAGGAAGAGCTCCATGCGGGCCAGCGCCTCGCCCAGGCAGACCCGCTTCCCTACGAGGGACAAGAGGGAGGGCGCCGGGGTGGGGAGTGAGCCGCACGCCTGCCGCATGGATGCGCCGGgatgggcgggcgggcggggaggggCCGGCCTACGCTGGGAGCAGCCGTGTGGATTGTCAGCCGCCCAGCGCACACACGGACGGGATGCCTAGCGCGAGGAAGGAATGTGGGGGGGAGGTCGAGCTGTGCAATCATTGTTCTGATTCCACAGCGTTTGGTGcacggagagagagagtgtgtgcaggggatagatagatagatagatacgggggctgtggggatagatagagcaGTGAGGATTAGGGGTGCTGTGTGGTGCGTCGGGGGATGGAcgggcagacagagacaggccgaggagtgaggattgggggcactgcagcgtgtctggggacggacgggcagacaggccgaggagtgaggattgggggcactgcagcgtgtctcgggacggacggacagacaggccgaggagtgaggattaggggcaccgcagcgtgtctggggacagacggacagacaggccgaggagtgaggattaggggcaccgcagcgtgtctggggacagacggacagacaggccgaggagtgaggattaggggcactgcagcgtgtctcgggacggacggacagacaggccgaggagtgaggattaggggcaccgcagcgtgtctggggacagacggacagacaggccgaggagtgaggattaggggcaccgcagcgtgtctggggacagacggacagacaggCCGAGGAGTGAGGATTAGGGGCACCGCAGCATgtctggggacagacagacagacaggccgaggagtgaggattaggggcaccgcagcgtgtctggggacagacggacaggcagacagacaggctgaggagtgaggattaggggcaccgcagcgtgtctggggacggacaggcagacagacaggccgaggagtgaggattaggggcaccgcagcgtgtctggggacggacaggcagacagacaggccGAGGAGTGAGGATTAGGGGCACCGCAGCGTGTCTGGGGACGGACGGACAGGCAGACAGACGGGCGGAGGAGTGAGGATTAGGGGCACCGCAGCGTGTctggggacggacggacagacaggccgaggagtgaggattaggggcactgcagcgtgtctggggacggatggacagacaggccgaggagtgaggattaggggcactgcagcgtgtctggggacggatggacaggcagacagacaggccGAGGAGTGAGGATTAGGGGCACCGCAGTGTGTCTGGGGACAGACGGAGAGACAGGCCGAGGAGTGAGGATTAGGGGCACTGcagcgtgtctggggatggatggacagacaggccgaggagtgaggattaggggcactgcagcgtgtctggggacggacggacagacaggccgaggagtgaggattaggggcaccgcagcgtgtctggggacagacggacagacaggCCGAGGAGTGAGGATTAGGGGCACTGCAGCGTGTCTGGGGACGGACAGGCAGACCGAGGACTCCGGATGAGGCAGCTCACCTGAGGAAAAGGGCACGAAGGCGTCGTTTTTCCGGAACCGCCCCGTCTCCTCCAGGAAGTTCCCGGGGTTGAAGCTTTCGGGGGTTTTGAACTTGCTGGGGTCGCGCAGGACGGTGCTGAGCACGGGGTAGATCTCggtgccctgggagcagagcgcCAGGCGGTCAGAACGAGACGAGCTGGGTGGGAGCCGTCGCCCCGTCCCCCCTCCCGGGCatgccctcccctctctgcccccacgcTGGGATTACGCAGGAACAGAGCCGCTCAGCGGGCAGGTCTCGGGTAGCTGCCaatggggtcagagctgctgagaaTCGGACCCGGAGTCCCCCCTGTGCCCCCGCCCGCTCACCCCTCACCTGGGGGATGGTGTAGCCTCTGAACTGGGTGTCCCGGGTCACGATGTGGGGCACGTCCATGGGGATCAGGTCGCTGAACCGCTGGATCTCGTGGATCACGGCATCGGTGTAGGGCATCTGGCTCCGGTCCTCGATGGCCGGGACACGGCTCTGGCCGATCACCCGGTCGATCTCCTCATGCATCTTCCCTGCCAGCGCCACAGACAGAGCTTAACCCCCAGCCCGGCGGCTCCCGGGAGCTGCTCAGGAGTGGGGAGAGCGGGGACCCCCAGGGCCTAGGGGGCAGAGCCCCGGACTGGACACGGAAGACCCAGATTCTCTTTCCGGCTCTGCCGCTGACCTCaggccccgtgcctcagtttccccataatgATAGTGATCTCCACCtgcaaatcagtctgactcgggTCAGCAAGCGCTCAGGACCTGGGTCCTCggaccctgctggggggtggggtcagggcccCAGGCCCTCTGTAACTCCAAGCCCTGTCCCATTGTGCAGTGCGGACGCAGCCCAAAGCCGCAGACCCGCATCAGGGTCTCCGGGTTAGCACGGCTGGGAGACCTGCGTCCAGCAAACCCAGGCAGAGGCTCAAACCCGGGCTTGGAAACGCCAAGCCCACAAGCCAAAGTCCCACCGGTGCATGGGCCTTTTGCAAACCTCCCCCGGGGTTTGACCCGTGCAATTCAGTGACTGCTTATGAATGTTCCTTAGTTACCTAGGACCCCCGGGTGTTTCATCAGGAGCAGGAACCCGTATCTCAGGGTGGAGCTGACGGTCTCCGTGCCGGCGAAGAACAAGCTGAGCGTGGTGAGCTCCAAGTTCTTGGTGTTAAATTCACTGGAAGGGTTTTGCTTTTCCTTGGGGAAAATCAACATAGGCTGAAACCTCAGCATGGGGATTTCCACAGCCACAGGAGAGCTGGTCTTAAAAGTTCAGATTTGCACAACGATTCCTGTCTGAACTCTGCAAAATCACTTTGCTgctgttttggggtggggggatcctGGTATTTGTTATGGGTGAAAATTGCATGACTCGTGGGGCCCCTAGCACTGTGTTTGCTCGAAGATCGTCCGAGCCATTCACTCAGCTCCCAGAGCACCGTACCTTTTCCATTTGGATCAGGAAGCAGTCGATAAAATCCCGGGGGGAACTGGCATCCAGCGTTGCTTGGTTCTGCTTCACTCTCCTCTCAATAAATTTCCTCATGTCTTCCACTATGTAGTAGATCTTCATGTGAGGGCCAGGGAAGTATTTGAGGAAACTCGCATACatgtcatagaactggaaagagaagagacacacagagaacagGTTTTGGTGCATCCCTAGAGCCAGACTGTCAGTCACGCCGGGGTGAATCTGGAGTCACGCCGGGGTGAATCTGGAGTCGCGCCGGGGTGAATCTGGAGTCGCGCCAGGGTGAATCTGGAGTCGCGCCGGGGTGAATCTGGAGTCGCGCCGGGGTGAATCTGGAGTACCTTCACTGAAGTCTATCGCATTTCTCTGCATTTGCTCTGGTGGCCCAGAACACAGTTATCTGCAGTAACCCACGTGCAATGAAAATACCGACCGTTTCATTTCGAGCAGGACATACCTGTGACCACGGGGTGCTGAGCTCCCTAAAGCTTTCGTTCATCATCTGCAGCAAGGACAGGAATTCTTTGTCTTCGTAGTCAAAGCGGTCGCCAAAGACGATGGAGCAGATGACGTTGGAGACGGCCCGGCTCAAGAAGAAGGTCGGATCAAAAGGTTCCGCTG from Mauremys mutica isolate MM-2020 ecotype Southern chromosome 15, ASM2049712v1, whole genome shotgun sequence includes the following:
- the LOC123350068 gene encoding cytochrome P450 2G1-like; translation: MELAGAITIFLGIYVSCLLVISAWRKQSRYKNLPPGPTPLPLIGNFLQMKVGETLKSLEKLSAKYGPVFTVYFGSKPIVVLCGHEAVKEALVDQAEEFSGRAHMPTVEKIFHGFGVIFANGERWRQLRRFSLTVLRNFGMGKKSIEQRIQEEAQFLLETFRNTKAEPFDPTFFLSRAVSNVICSIVFGDRFDYEDKEFLSLLQMMNESFRELSTPWSQFYDMYASFLKYFPGPHMKIYYIVEDMRKFIERRVKQNQATLDASSPRDFIDCFLIQMEKEKQNPSSEFNTKNLELTTLSLFFAGTETVSSTLRYGFLLLMKHPGVLGKMHEEIDRVIGQSRVPAIEDRSQMPYTDAVIHEIQRFSDLIPMDVPHIVTRDTQFRGYTIPQGTEIYPVLSTVLRDPSKFKTPESFNPGNFLEETGRFRKNDAFVPFSSGKRVCLGEALARMELFLFFTTILQSFTLKPLVAPEDIDTRPLESGFAKIPPFYQLCVVPR